A portion of the Avibacterium sp. 20-132 genome contains these proteins:
- the tilS gene encoding tRNA lysidine(34) synthetase TilS encodes MTLIEQVQQQLQRQPNTHFLIALSGGLDSTVLLALLAKLRENQPHLALRAIHIHHGLSPNADDWVRHCQQLCQQFSIPLIIEKVQLVQGMGIEAAARQARYQAIARHIKTQEMLLTAHHQQDQTETFFLALKRGSGVSGLSAMKAQSAVFNLRIFRPLLGFSRQQLWQYAIENQLSWIEDESNQDNQYERNFLRNEILPKLRERWANFDQAVQRSATHCAQQQQLLTELLQPELEKYANKTHRTFDLTDFSQWSVLKQNALLRLWLETLQQPMPSTKQLEQLIQDVILAQSDRNPQFQLGNKMLRRYQQRLYLTEIFADLRQIHIPVILNQPLALPDQLGTICFSQTESAIQVQWQDQIYSLPLTNLPISIRFAYSGKVRNAQGIHQDIKKLWQAHNVPVWQRQRTPLIFYGENFQSAVGFFQNFVPAST; translated from the coding sequence ATGACGCTAATTGAGCAAGTTCAACAGCAATTACAACGCCAGCCTAACACGCATTTTCTTATTGCGTTAAGCGGTGGGCTGGATTCCACCGTCTTGCTTGCTCTGTTAGCAAAATTACGCGAAAACCAACCGCACTTAGCGTTGCGCGCGATCCATATTCATCACGGATTAAGCCCTAATGCCGATGATTGGGTTCGCCACTGCCAGCAGCTTTGCCAACAATTTTCCATTCCACTAATCATAGAAAAAGTGCAACTTGTTCAAGGAATGGGCATTGAAGCGGCTGCCCGCCAAGCACGCTATCAGGCTATTGCGCGTCATATTAAAACACAAGAAATGTTACTCACCGCACATCATCAACAAGATCAAACGGAAACCTTTTTTCTTGCCTTAAAACGTGGCAGTGGCGTAAGTGGTTTATCTGCAATGAAAGCACAAAGTGCGGTATTTAATCTGCGTATTTTTCGCCCTCTACTCGGCTTTTCTCGCCAACAACTTTGGCAATATGCCATAGAAAATCAGTTATCTTGGATCGAAGATGAAAGCAATCAAGATAACCAGTACGAACGCAATTTCTTACGCAATGAAATCTTACCGAAATTGCGTGAACGCTGGGCAAATTTCGATCAAGCGGTGCAACGCAGTGCCACTCATTGTGCGCAGCAGCAACAACTTTTAACAGAATTATTACAGCCTGAACTAGAAAAATATGCCAATAAAACGCACCGCACTTTTGATTTGACGGATTTCTCCCAATGGTCTGTATTGAAACAAAACGCCCTGCTCCGCTTATGGTTGGAAACCTTACAACAGCCTATGCCTTCTACCAAGCAGTTAGAACAACTGATTCAAGATGTGATTCTGGCTCAATCGGATCGTAATCCACAATTTCAACTGGGAAATAAAATGCTCCGCCGTTATCAACAGCGTCTGTATTTAACGGAAATCTTTGCCGATCTGCGCCAAATTCACATTCCAGTGATCTTAAATCAGCCCCTTGCACTGCCCGATCAGTTGGGAACAATTTGTTTTAGCCAAACGGAATCAGCCATTCAAGTTCAGTGGCAAGATCAAATTTATTCCCTCCCACTGACAAATTTACCGATCTCCATTCGTTTTGCTTATTCGGGCAAAGTTCGCAATGCACAAGGCATTCATCAGGACATTAAAAAATTGTGGCAAGCGCATAATGTACCTGTTTGGCAACGCCAACGTACCCCACTCATTTTCTATGGGGAAAATTTCCAAAGTGCGGTAGGATTTTTTCAAAATTTTGTGCCTGCAAGCACATAA
- the pdxY gene encoding pyridoxal kinase PdxY, giving the protein MKHLLSIQSHVVYGYAGNKSATFPMQLLGIDVWALNTVQFSNHTQYGQWTGMVMPQEQIGEIVQGIDNIGELHKCDAVISGYIGAAEQVEEIINAVQKVKARNPNAIYLCDPVMGHPDKGCIVADGVKENLINLAMAQADIITPNLVELRELSGLPVENFTQAINAVNLILTKGPKKVLVKHLSKVGQDPSQFEMLFANEQGIWHISRPLHQFKKEPVGVGDLTAGLFMANLLNGKSDVEAFEHTANAVNDVMTVTQQQDNYELQIVAAREQIVHPVSQFKAVKLA; this is encoded by the coding sequence ATGAAACACCTTCTTTCTATTCAATCTCACGTTGTTTATGGCTATGCTGGCAATAAATCTGCCACCTTCCCGATGCAGTTACTCGGTATTGATGTTTGGGCGTTAAACACCGTTCAATTTTCTAATCATACACAATATGGTCAATGGACTGGAATGGTAATGCCACAAGAACAAATTGGTGAAATCGTGCAAGGCATTGATAATATTGGTGAATTACATAAATGTGATGCGGTGATTTCAGGGTATATCGGTGCGGCTGAGCAAGTGGAAGAAATCATTAATGCCGTACAAAAAGTGAAAGCACGCAATCCAAATGCGATTTATTTATGCGATCCCGTGATGGGACATCCTGACAAAGGATGTATCGTGGCAGATGGGGTGAAAGAAAATCTTATCAATCTGGCTATGGCACAAGCGGATATTATCACCCCAAATTTGGTTGAATTGCGTGAGTTGAGTGGTTTACCTGTAGAAAATTTTACCCAAGCCATTAATGCAGTAAACCTGATTTTAACGAAAGGGCCGAAAAAAGTCTTGGTAAAACATTTAAGTAAGGTAGGACAAGATCCAAGCCAATTTGAAATGTTATTCGCGAATGAACAAGGCATTTGGCATATTAGTCGCCCACTTCACCAATTCAAAAAAGAGCCTGTTGGCGTTGGTGATTTAACTGCGGGGCTATTTATGGCGAATTTACTCAACGGCAAAAGCGATGTGGAAGCCTTTGAGCATACGGCGAATGCCGTCAATGATGTAATGACCGTTACGCAACAGCAGGATAATTATGAGCTGCAAATTGTGGCGGCACGTGAACAGATTGTTCACCCAGTAAGCCAATTTAAAGCGGTTAAACTGGCGTAA
- the accA gene encoding acetyl-CoA carboxylase carboxyl transferase subunit alpha, with translation MSQEYLDFELPIAELEAKIESLRAVAGQDSEINLDDEIARLQKKSEELTKKTFANLDAWQVSRMARHPNRPYTLDYIEHIFTEFEELAGDRAFADDKAIVGGLARLDGKPVMVIGHQKGRSVKDKVKRNFGMPAPEGYRKALRLMEMAERFKLPIITFIDTPGAYPGVGAEERGQSEAIARNLREMSMLKVPIICTVIGEGGSGGALAIGVGDKVNMLQYSTYSVISPEGCASILWKSAEKASTAAEVMGLTADRLQKLSLIDNIIPEPLGGAHRNYEQMAQNLKQRLLDDLADLEILDSDTLLDRRYQRLMSYGYC, from the coding sequence ATGAGCCAAGAATACTTAGATTTTGAACTCCCGATTGCTGAACTTGAAGCGAAAATTGAATCGTTACGCGCAGTCGCGGGACAAGACAGTGAAATCAATCTTGATGATGAAATTGCTCGCTTACAGAAAAAAAGCGAAGAATTAACCAAAAAAACATTTGCGAATTTAGATGCGTGGCAAGTTTCCCGTATGGCTCGCCACCCGAATCGTCCTTATACATTAGACTATATTGAGCATATTTTCACTGAATTTGAAGAATTAGCAGGCGATCGCGCCTTTGCTGATGATAAAGCAATTGTAGGTGGTTTAGCTCGTCTAGACGGTAAACCGGTTATGGTGATAGGTCATCAGAAAGGTCGTAGCGTAAAAGATAAAGTAAAACGTAATTTTGGTATGCCTGCCCCTGAAGGTTATCGCAAAGCCTTACGTTTAATGGAAATGGCAGAGCGTTTTAAACTCCCTATTATCACGTTTATTGATACACCCGGTGCATACCCCGGCGTAGGTGCAGAAGAACGTGGGCAATCGGAAGCGATTGCTCGCAACTTGCGTGAAATGTCTATGCTAAAAGTGCCGATTATTTGTACTGTCATTGGTGAAGGCGGTTCAGGCGGTGCATTAGCCATTGGTGTGGGGGATAAAGTAAATATGTTGCAGTACAGTACTTATTCTGTGATCTCCCCTGAAGGCTGTGCTTCTATCCTATGGAAAAGTGCCGAAAAAGCCTCTACTGCTGCAGAAGTAATGGGCTTAACCGCGGATCGTCTACAAAAATTATCACTGATTGATAATATTATCCCTGAACCATTGGGCGGTGCGCATCGCAATTATGAGCAAATGGCACAAAATCTGAAACAACGTTTACTTGATGATTTAGCCGACTTAGAAATTCTTGATTCCGACACCTTGCTAGATCGCCGTTACCAACGCTTAATGAGTTACGGTTATTGCTAA
- a CDS encoding Fic/DOC family protein — MKYRSTDPMLNKNGVLINKLKIETQEELDKKEAQITAIQTAILLITPMQGQFDITHLKAIHKHLFNEIYSWAGEIRNIDICKGDTMFATSSRIVPELEKLFDQLKNEQFLKSTASEKIPARLAYYLGEINAIHPFREGNGRTQRLFIHQLAKTLGFYLNFEQVSEDEMIQASILSHKCDYSVLEKIIKQGLTPIPK; from the coding sequence ATGAAGTATCGTAGCACTGATCCTATGCTAAATAAAAATGGCGTACTCATTAATAAGCTAAAAATCGAAACGCAAGAGGAACTAGATAAAAAAGAAGCTCAAATTACAGCGATTCAAACTGCGATATTATTGATTACACCTATGCAAGGGCAATTTGATATTACTCACCTAAAAGCCATTCATAAACATTTGTTTAATGAAATCTATTCTTGGGCAGGTGAAATTAGAAATATTGATATTTGCAAAGGTGATACAATGTTTGCAACAAGTTCAAGAATTGTTCCAGAGTTAGAAAAATTGTTTGATCAGCTAAAAAATGAACAATTTTTAAAAAGTACAGCTTCTGAAAAAATCCCAGCAAGATTGGCTTATTATTTAGGGGAAATAAATGCGATACACCCTTTCCGTGAGGGCAATGGTCGAACACAACGATTATTCATTCATCAATTAGCTAAAACCCTAGGCTTTTACTTAAATTTTGAACAAGTAAGTGAAGATGAAATGATTCAAGCGTCTATTTTATCGCATAAATGCGATTACAGTGTTTTAGAAAAAATTATTAAGCAGGGATTAACCCCCATTCCCAAATAA
- a CDS encoding antitoxin VbhA family protein: MHHLQEQQIKQQALQFAIDNNRLEGLYLPPEILHYFQKWVIGEITIAELKVKTNEVS; this comes from the coding sequence ATGCATCATCTACAAGAACAACAGATTAAACAGCAAGCCTTACAATTTGCGATTGATAATAATCGGCTTGAAGGGCTATACCTTCCCCCAGAAATACTCCATTATTTTCAAAAATGGGTAATTGGTGAAATCACTATTGCAGAATTAAAAGTGAAAACGAATGAAGTATCGTAG
- the ribA gene encoding GTP cyclohydrolase II, protein MTKIQRVTEANLPTEFGLFRIVGFEFPDTKKEHVALVMGDISNQDEPVLARIHSECLTGDALHSLKCDCGFQLATALRQISEAGRGVLIYHREEGRGIGLINKIRAYSLQDQGMDTIEANLALGFAADERNFEVCADIFDLLGVKQVRLLTNNPNKIDTMKKAGINVVERVPLNVGENRYNTEYLDTKAKKMGHFIIHNHEKHLMTCPHCQEEVPRKE, encoded by the coding sequence ATGACAAAAATTCAACGGGTTACTGAAGCGAATTTACCCACCGAGTTTGGTTTATTCCGCATTGTGGGCTTTGAGTTTCCTGATACAAAAAAAGAACACGTTGCCTTAGTGATGGGCGATATTAGCAATCAAGATGAGCCTGTTTTGGCTCGTATTCACTCTGAATGTTTAACGGGCGATGCCCTACACAGCCTGAAATGTGATTGTGGCTTTCAGCTTGCCACTGCATTGCGTCAAATTAGTGAAGCAGGGCGTGGCGTGCTTATTTATCACCGTGAAGAAGGGCGAGGCATTGGCTTAATTAATAAGATTCGTGCTTATTCTTTACAAGATCAAGGAATGGATACCATTGAAGCGAATCTTGCCTTAGGATTTGCCGCAGACGAGCGTAACTTTGAAGTTTGTGCGGATATTTTTGATCTGCTTGGCGTAAAACAAGTCCGCCTACTCACCAATAATCCAAATAAAATTGATACGATGAAAAAAGCGGGAATCAACGTGGTAGAACGCGTACCGCTTAATGTGGGGGAAAATCGTTACAATACAGAATATCTTGACACTAAAGCCAAAAAAATGGGGCATTTTATTATTCACAACCACGAAAAACACTTAATGACCTGCCCACATTGTCAGGAAGAGGTACCACGTAAGGAATAA
- a CDS encoding phosphatase PAP2 family protein: protein MLKRLSLYTLLLCLVPFFAWLTNWHWQGDEHNTAFDTFLYFLTETGSIPYAIITCALFALAYFFCIKDKKQALAVISVMALSVAVTQGVKSALKTVFAEPRPFIVQLAEKSSVSPEYFYDQPRNVRAQIVLDYYADKPQINPHLVHHRSKETGYSFPSGHSIFAATWLMLAVGFGQLLGRNNKGMKWLTAGITVWAVLMLISRLRLGMHYPIDLLASVLLAWVFHCGLFDWIKNKPIFNRTLQ from the coding sequence ATGTTAAAACGTCTTTCATTATATACCTTATTGCTTTGCCTTGTGCCTTTTTTTGCGTGGCTAACAAACTGGCACTGGCAAGGGGATGAACATAACACCGCTTTTGATACATTTCTCTATTTTTTAACCGAAACAGGTAGCATACCTTACGCAATCATTACCTGTGCCTTGTTTGCGTTGGCATATTTTTTCTGTATCAAAGACAAAAAGCAAGCCCTTGCGGTAATTAGCGTAATGGCACTTTCTGTTGCAGTTACGCAAGGGGTGAAATCTGCGTTAAAAACGGTTTTTGCTGAGCCTCGTCCTTTTATTGTGCAATTAGCCGAAAAATCAAGCGTCAGCCCAGAATATTTTTATGATCAGCCACGTAATGTACGAGCGCAAATCGTATTGGATTATTACGCAGATAAACCTCAAATTAATCCCCATCTTGTTCATCATCGCAGTAAAGAAACGGGGTACTCCTTCCCATCAGGGCATAGCATTTTTGCTGCCACTTGGCTAATGCTTGCTGTTGGCTTCGGGCAGTTGCTAGGGCGGAATAATAAAGGAATGAAATGGCTCACTGCTGGCATCACCGTTTGGGCAGTATTAATGCTGATAAGCCGTTTACGTTTAGGAATGCATTATCCCATTGATTTATTGGCTTCCGTGTTGCTCGCGTGGGTATTTCATTGCGGATTATTTGATTGGATCAAAAATAAACCGATTTTCAACCGCACTTTGCAATAA
- the nagK gene encoding N-acetylglucosamine kinase has product MLYGFDIGGTKIELAVFDEKLQKHYSERVDTPKESYEQWLDTLVNLVKKADEKFGEKGTVGLGLPGFVNHETGLAEITNIRVADNKPILRDLSQRLEREVRAENDANCFALSEAWAEENQHYPSVLGLILGTGFGGGLVVDGKIYSGQIGMAGELGHMQLNYHALKLLGWDNAPIYECGCGNRACLDTYLSGRGFEMLYRDLKGESLSAKEIIQRFYVKDQRAVAFVEMFVELAAISIGNIITALDPHLIVLGGGLSNFDYLYEALPKALPKHLLRSAKIPTIKKAKYGDSGGVRGAAALFLSH; this is encoded by the coding sequence ATGTTATACGGATTTGATATTGGTGGCACAAAAATTGAACTTGCCGTATTCGATGAAAAATTGCAAAAACACTACTCCGAACGGGTAGATACGCCAAAAGAAAGTTATGAGCAATGGCTTGATACCCTTGTTAATTTAGTGAAAAAAGCCGATGAAAAATTTGGTGAAAAAGGCACGGTTGGGCTAGGCTTACCGGGTTTTGTAAATCACGAAACAGGTTTAGCGGAAATCACCAACATTCGCGTGGCAGATAATAAGCCCATTTTACGTGATTTGAGCCAGCGTTTAGAGCGTGAAGTACGGGCAGAAAATGATGCCAATTGTTTTGCCTTGTCAGAAGCGTGGGCGGAAGAAAATCAGCATTACCCAAGTGTGTTAGGGTTAATCTTAGGCACGGGCTTTGGCGGTGGATTAGTCGTTGATGGCAAAATTTACTCAGGGCAAATTGGTATGGCGGGTGAACTTGGTCATATGCAACTCAATTATCACGCCTTAAAATTGCTTGGCTGGGATAACGCCCCGATTTATGAGTGTGGCTGTGGCAACCGCGCTTGCTTAGATACCTATCTTTCAGGGCGAGGCTTTGAGATGCTCTACCGTGATCTAAAAGGAGAAAGCCTATCCGCCAAAGAAATTATCCAACGTTTTTACGTGAAGGATCAACGAGCGGTAGCATTTGTAGAAATGTTCGTGGAACTTGCTGCCATTTCTATCGGCAATATCATCACTGCTCTTGACCCGCATTTAATCGTACTCGGCGGTGGTTTATCCAACTTTGATTATCTCTACGAAGCGCTACCTAAAGCCCTACCTAAACACCTACTGCGTAGTGCCAAAATTCCTACTATTAAAAAAGCCAAATACGGCGATTCAGGTGGCGTACGAGGTGCGGCAGCGTTGTTTCTTTCGCATTGA
- the ribH gene encoding 6,7-dimethyl-8-ribityllumazine synthase, which translates to MKVLEGTIAAPNAKVAVVIARFNSFINESLLEGALDALKRIGQVKDDNITLVRAPGAYELPLVARRLAESKKYDAIVALGTVIRGGTAHFEYVAGEASSGLGQVAMQAEIPVAFGVLTTENIEQAIERAGTKAGNKGAEAALVALEMVNLLAQIDNA; encoded by the coding sequence ATGAAAGTATTAGAAGGCACGATTGCCGCACCAAATGCGAAAGTTGCGGTGGTAATTGCACGTTTTAACAGTTTTATTAACGAAAGTTTATTAGAAGGCGCATTAGATGCGTTAAAACGTATTGGTCAAGTCAAAGATGACAATATCACTTTAGTGCGCGCCCCCGGTGCTTATGAATTACCTTTAGTTGCTCGTCGCTTAGCAGAAAGCAAAAAATATGATGCGATTGTTGCATTAGGTACTGTGATTCGTGGTGGTACAGCACATTTTGAATATGTTGCAGGTGAAGCGAGCAGTGGGCTAGGACAAGTAGCTATGCAGGCAGAGATCCCTGTGGCGTTTGGTGTTTTAACAACGGAAAATATTGAACAAGCCATTGAACGCGCAGGCACTAAAGCGGGTAATAAAGGTGCAGAAGCGGCTTTAGTTGCTTTAGAGATGGTGAATCTATTGGCTCAAATTGATAACGCATAA
- the nusB gene encoding transcription antitermination factor NusB: MNDKVKKPSQRRRARECAVQALYSWDISQNPIDEVELAFVTEQDMQGVDMPYFRKLLRQTAENIDTVEAAMTAYLDRSLEELDPIERAILRLAVYELKFERDVPYKVVINEAIEVAKVFGADDSHRYVNGVLDKVAPALSRK; this comes from the coding sequence ATGAATGATAAAGTAAAGAAACCAAGCCAACGTCGTCGCGCAAGAGAATGTGCCGTACAAGCATTATATTCTTGGGATATTTCACAAAATCCTATTGATGAAGTGGAATTAGCTTTTGTTACCGAACAGGATATGCAAGGCGTGGATATGCCTTATTTCCGCAAATTATTACGTCAAACAGCCGAAAATATTGATACGGTGGAAGCCGCAATGACGGCTTATTTGGATCGTAGCCTTGAGGAATTAGATCCCATTGAGCGTGCTATTTTGCGTTTAGCCGTGTATGAGCTGAAATTTGAACGAGATGTGCCTTATAAAGTGGTGATTAATGAGGCAATTGAAGTAGCAAAAGTTTTTGGTGCGGATGATAGCCACCGCTATGTGAATGGGGTATTGGATAAAGTCGCCCCAGCGTTATCACGTAAATAA